The genomic window ACTTTTTCCTGTTGCAAGATCAACATAAACATATCCAACTAATTGATCATCATAGCCTCCTTGCCAGCTACTAACGATAGTATATATTGGTACTTTCCAGATGTTTTTACCATTTAAAGTTATTTTATGAGATTCCCCAACTGTTTCGTCACCAGTACTTTGAATATCTGCAGTATATTGTGCTTTCAGTGCATCCAATGACTGCCATGTATTCACAGGCGGGTTTAAATCTCCATTTTGTTTGCTCATCAATGTTTTTGCATCAACAGTAACAACCATTAAATCATCCATTTTAACTATCCAGTACTTTTTATCAGGAGTTAAAGAAGTATTAAATGTATGGGATGTATAAAAACCACTTAATCCTTGATATAACCTTGCTATAGATATAGCAATTAATTTGGAAGTTGAATTATCAAATGTGGTGTAATCTTTGGAAAAGTCCTCTGGAAAAGTTTCATTTGTTGAAGATTCATTTACTGAATTCAATCCATCTGTTATATTTTTAGCCGATGAATTTAAATCATGTAAATTTCCAGCAGATATTGAATCATCGGCACTGGTTGAATTAGGGAATATAATTGGTCCTATACCTATTAAAACAATTATAATACCTGTTAAAATGCCGACAATTAGTAAATTTTTCTTTTCCATGATTAAACTTCCTTTATTTGTTATAAGTAAACTTTAAGATGAAAATATTATTCTAAAAAATTAAAAAAATATGAGAATTGTCTTTTGATTTTTATAAGCTTGAAATTAGGTCAATATGTAACTATTAGATGGATTTGTGATGAGTTGGCGATTAGCAGAGCTGCAGTTATTAGGAAGAAGAATGCATCATCAATCCTTAAATTTTTGTGGTATAAGTTGGAAAGGAAAATAGCTACTAAACCAAGGAACACTCCAAGACCCAGTATAGCAAATATTTCCATTTTGAGATCATATCCTATGGACAAAAGGATTATACCTGCCATAGCAACATTTCCTATGGAATTCCAAGGCTTATTATTCCTGTAAGCCGTCCATAATCCATATGCTAAACAACATAATAAAAGGCCAATAATTAACCATAGGCCTAAATGTACAATATCTATAATGATCACCCCCATTGTGCTTCATAGACAGTAACAACACCAGCAAATATAAGGCCGGGATTACCAGTAGCTATACCTGCACCTATACCTGCACATCCAAGTATTTTCAAACCCGTACGAGGCCAGTCAATAGTATATCTCATCCCTTTGATTTTTTGCATTTCTTCATTACTCAATATTGTACCACTAGCAAGTTGTTTATCGTTTGAATTATTTGTTATAACTAATGCGTCTCCACTGTAGGCTGCTTTAAAATTGGCCATAGTCATGTTAATGTTTCCAATGCTCGGATCTGCAAGATAAACTGTTTCATTGGTTATATTTGTTATAACACTGTAGTGTCCTTCTCCGATGGTTAAATACACTATATTACCTGATTGAAGCTTATCAACCGATAAACTCATTCCATATGCAAATAAACCTTCACTTTGTGCTGCTTGAGCAAGTCCATACATTGTTGTTCCAGTTCCATCTGTTCCAGCAAGAGTTGCAAGTTGATCTTGTGTAATGTTAATATCAAAGTAATTTTGCACAACTGTAGCAAGTGCTGCAGGCCCACAATTATGATCTGTATTTGCCATTATGATTCCAGTGGTGTTTTTCTGAGATATGTTATCATTCAAATTTTTTGTGGATGTATGGAATGATTTATTGGTATTATTAACTACAATTGTATCATTAGGTGTATCGTTTATACTTGCTTGAATGTTGTTTACAGAGCTTCCTGTACAGTTGGCAGCAGATACTGCCCCTGTAAACATAATTGCCATGGTAAATAGGCTTATAAAAACTAAAATTTTTGTTAAATTATTCATACTTCACCTCTTATTAATGTAATTAGTTACTTACATAAAATGGAAAGTAGGTATTAATTAACATTTTCCCTTGTAAAAATATTTTACCATTGTTTAGCGACATTGAAGACTTAATACTGGTAAAATTTAGTAATTAAATCCAACAATCAAAAATTTCAAAAAATAAAGGATTAAACAAAAGTAGCGGTTTATATTTAAAAAGATAAATAATAAAGTTCAATCCCAAACACAAAGCCTGAAAATATAACCATCACAGCTTTTAACACCAACTGCAACATCACCTGCTTCTTCCATGTCTGCATTGGCCGCAATTGTAATATTAAGCTGAGCTTCTGTGAGGTTGTATTTAGTGCTGTTAAGTGTCTGGTTTAAATAGATGCCTGCTACCTGTCCTGCTTCTTTGATCCCGCTTTGGTCATTATTATGGGTAGACAGTATATTGGCAATATTTTGAAGGACTGAAGGCTCTTCAGACCATTTTTTGTAAGCTGACATGGTTTCTAAGATATCTTGAGCGTTATGAGAGAGGCGAATCTGTGAAGATAGTGGAGTTTCATTTATACTGGCCACTGCAGCTAGTGCAATAAAAACAATTACTAGAGCAAGTACTGCGTCTAGAGTAAACACGAATCCATTATCGTCCATAAAATCATCCATTTTCAGTCAGTTACATGTCCTAATCTGTCAATGGATTATTTATGTGGTTCTATTCTCCAATTATTGAATTATAAAATAAGAGAACTGTAAAGAATTTATTTTTCCCTTACAGCTTTTACAACATCATCTTTTTTCTTTATGGCAGCTAAGGCAGCATTTTGGACCTTTTCTTTCATGATTTCAAAGTCTTCAGGAGTGGTATCTCCAACCACCTTTTTAATTTTGGTATAAGCTGCTTCTCTAAACAGAGGTGTTAATGCTTCTTCAGCGCCGTCTCTTATGAGTTTAGCTTTTCCAGTGTCGTCGACATAACCAATTTCAGCTATATCTACGTTAGCTCCAGAAACTGCTTTTTTAACTTCTTCAGCAACATCTTCTGGTGCTATTATCATAAGTGAATCCACTGAAACTCCAAGTGGGTCTATATCCAGCTTTTCGAGCATTTCAAGTACCTTTGGGTTTATCAGTTC from Methanobacterium veterum includes these protein-coding regions:
- a CDS encoding cysteine peptidase family C39 domain-containing protein is translated as MNNLTKILVFISLFTMAIMFTGAVSAANCTGSSVNNIQASINDTPNDTIVVNNTNKSFHTSTKNLNDNISQKNTTGIIMANTDHNCGPAALATVVQNYFDINITQDQLATLAGTDGTGTTMYGLAQAAQSEGLFAYGMSLSVDKLQSGNIVYLTIGEGHYSVITNITNETVYLADPSIGNINMTMANFKAAYSGDALVITNNSNDKQLASGTILSNEEMQKIKGMRYTIDWPRTGLKILGCAGIGAGIATGNPGLIFAGVVTVYEAQWG